ttgagagaaaaaatatctccgagtataaaaaaacaacttaaagataaagaaaaagattttaaaaactcgTCATTTATAAAGACGACTAAAActactgataaaaaaacaaaagatgATAAATTGAAGCCGGTGGAAAACATCGAGCGTTCGATGGATACACTAAAGGTTAATTCAGTATCAAAAACTCGTACGAAAGCAACTGGATCCAAGGACAGCAGATTATCTGACGGTTCCTACAAAGAAAATAGCAAACCAGATTTGTCTGAAGATCTGAGTACTGACGGAGGAAAAGAGTGGCGACGTATAACAACAGATTCGATTAAAAATAAGGAACTTTCTGATGATTATGAGGCCCTGGCAATGCTGCCAGCTATCAAAGATATTGTTAGTCAGTATACTAAAATAGAAAGCGCTAAAGTTATGACGGCAATGCAGATTCAAAGttcgaaaataatgaaaatgatgGAAGATTTGTATATTAACTCACAGTCTACtcttataaaacaattaatactTTTGTCTGATGATATATGTGACGCAAAACCGGTCAGTGATAATTCACGGCTGCATTATTTAGTTCAAGAAAACAATCGTTTGCTTGAAACCATTGAGGTCTTAAATGCTCGCATTgatgagttgaaaaaaaaagctgaTACTGTTGATGATATTCGTAGAGAAAATAAAGCGcttagatttaaaataaaagagctTGAAAAATAATGTACCGGAAAATTGGAAGatttttcacgcaacgaaaaaaaaattggaaagtaaAATTCTACTGAagatttcagaaatttttcgcatatCGATGCTGggtcatcaatttttttcattctcgttgcggaaaaaatttttcgattctCAGGTacgtgaaaatatttatttttatttattttataagcattcaaattttcttaataCGCACGTGTAATTTTActctcattaaataattaattttaaaaaataatgtgataatgaactttttttttaataataatatattattttatataaaaatttatatgtaagatgaaaataaatttaaaagttattaaatttaaaaatttttatttatttaacacttgatatatttaattgatttacgTTAGCAAATGTAAAAACGCCAGCATTCataatataatatgtatacatacatacatacatacatacatatatatatgctatGAAATAACCATAcatctatattgaaaaatataaactactAATGATATATAAtgagtttatttatatataattgacaataattaataaaataagttcacacatacggtaataaatataaatatactttataaaagaaattattttggcAGTTAGTATGCAATACCACTTTATATTGatgaataattaacaattaaaataccagtaatcaataaatttataataattcattttatgaattaattacctgtgtaaaaaaaaattcgttcccaaaaatatttaaaaaaaattcaatctgtgaaacttttaaacttgagacagattagaacttttgtaattttgatagtaaaaaaaaagttatttaagatTTCCTGAGcgaattttaagtaaaaaaaaaaaaaaaaacgtttttaaaacataattttgaaaaagtatttttactaaattttaccctcgttacgaaaaaattcaaaacctctaacttggaaatttttatggacgttttaaatttttatcggaCTATTGGTTTCTAAtgggaaatttttcaaaacgttcatttttttttactcaaaattcgcttataaaattctaaataaacttttcttttaccaccaaaattacaaaagttctaatctgtatcaaatttagaaattccacatgtcgaatttttttctaacgaATTTTTTCTACACAGAATCTAcgtattaatttgaattacgtttcaattataaaatatgagaaaaaaattcatttattaatcaaaataaaaaatcaattaaattgaatctgcataaaa
The Microplitis mediator isolate UGA2020A chromosome 6, iyMicMedi2.1, whole genome shotgun sequence genome window above contains:
- the LOC130670297 gene encoding uncharacterized protein LOC130670297, giving the protein MQDDSFLEEMNLVPAAAHNSGAMVHHAEKYNNITTRILQSPTITVCSEREDLEAILRQQRQSTVSPSVTVKASSRRSIETLSPILPVSDSHLKRKDDLREKISPSIKKQLKDKEKDFKNSSFIKTTKTTDKKTKDDKLKPVENIERSMDTLKVNSVSKTRTKATGSKDSRLSDGSYKENSKPDLSEDLSTDGGKEWRRITTDSIKNKELSDDYEALAMLPAIKDIVSQYTKIESAKVMTAMQIQSSKIMKMMEDLYINSQSTLIKQLILLSDDICDAKPVSDNSRLHYLVQENNRLLETIEVLNARIDELKKKADTVDDIRRENKALRFKIKELEK